A region from the Methylocystis iwaonis genome encodes:
- a CDS encoding HEPN domain-containing protein yields MRLEELEALAEERLREALALLGVQRWSGAFYLSGYAIELALKAVIAGQFRANEIPDKNLVKNIYTHDLEDLLSLAQLKPALQERSRRSSQFVANWNTVMGWNESARYRRIEETEARALLEAISDPTEGIFAWIRSQP; encoded by the coding sequence ATGCGGCTCGAGGAGCTGGAAGCGCTCGCCGAGGAACGGTTGCGAGAAGCGCTGGCGCTATTGGGCGTTCAGAGGTGGTCCGGCGCTTTCTACCTTTCCGGATATGCAATCGAGCTCGCGCTTAAAGCCGTTATCGCCGGTCAGTTCAGGGCGAACGAAATCCCGGACAAGAACTTGGTAAAGAATATCTACACCCACGACCTCGAGGACCTTTTGAGCTTGGCGCAGCTCAAGCCAGCTTTGCAGGAGCGGTCCAGGCGTTCTTCTCAGTTCGTGGCCAACTGGAACACTGTAATGGGCTGGAATGAGTCGGCGCGTTATAGGAGAATTGAAGAGACAGAGGCTCGAGCGCTACTCGAGGCCATAAGCGACCCGACAGAAGGGATTTTCGCATGGATCCGGTCACAACCATAG
- a CDS encoding thymidylate synthase: MRQYLDLLDKILREGVRKEDRTGTGTLSIFGHQMRFDLSEGFPLVTTKRVHLKSVIHELLWFLAGETNIRYLKENGVTIWDEWADEKGDLGPVYGAQWRAWPAPGGETIDQIGWLIEEIKRNPFSRRLVVTAWNPAEIDKMALAPCHCLFQFHVAEVDGRKRLSCQLYQRSGDVFLGVPFNIASYALLTHMVAQATGCVAGDFIHSLGDAHLYLNHIEQARLQLSRAPRPLPRLALNPDAASLLDFRYEDIAVEGYDPWPAIAAPIAV; this comes from the coding sequence ATGCGCCAATATCTCGACCTTCTCGACAAAATCCTGCGCGAGGGCGTCCGCAAGGAGGACCGCACGGGGACGGGCACGCTCTCCATCTTCGGCCATCAGATGCGCTTCGATCTCTCGGAGGGCTTCCCGCTCGTCACCACCAAGCGGGTGCATCTGAAATCCGTGATCCACGAGCTGCTCTGGTTCCTCGCGGGCGAGACCAATATCCGCTATCTCAAGGAAAACGGCGTCACCATCTGGGACGAATGGGCCGATGAGAAGGGCGATCTCGGGCCCGTCTATGGCGCGCAGTGGCGCGCCTGGCCCGCGCCCGGCGGGGAAACGATCGACCAGATCGGCTGGCTGATCGAGGAAATAAAGCGAAACCCCTTCTCGCGCCGCCTCGTCGTCACGGCCTGGAACCCAGCCGAGATCGACAAAATGGCGCTCGCGCCCTGCCACTGCCTTTTCCAATTCCATGTGGCGGAGGTGGACGGACGAAAGCGCCTGTCCTGCCAGCTCTATCAGCGCTCGGGGGACGTGTTCCTCGGCGTGCCCTTCAATATTGCGAGCTATGCTCTGCTGACTCACATGGTGGCGCAGGCCACCGGCTGCGTCGCCGGCGATTTCATCCACAGTCTCGGCGACGCGCATCTCTATCTGAACCACATCGAGCAGGCCCGCCTCCAGCTCTCGCGCGCGCCCCGGCCCCTGCCTCGCCTCGCGCTGAACCCCGATGCAGCCTCGCTGCTCGATTTCCGCTATGAAGACATTGCGGTCGAAGGCTACGACCCCTGGCCGGCCATCGCCGCGCCCATTGCGGTTTGA
- a CDS encoding Tim44 domain-containing protein gives MLRFLAQKRGSLISLALAALLALAPAIAEARMGGGGSFGSRGSRTWSAPPSTRTAPGTASPFERSETARPSFNPSQPGFNRPAFGGSSFGRGLLGGLAGGLLGAGLFGLLTGNGFFGGIGGFMSIIGFLLQIALVVFLARMAFVWWQRRNAPAGVGPQGSTFGFTGGAPFGGRPTGGFGAGPMGFGGEAPQRPRATPIQIAAGDFNAFERLLGQSQAAYSREDVSALGQVATPEMVRHFDEELETNRRKGVVNRVTDVKLLQGDLSEAWREGSDEYASVAMRFSLNDVLEDRATGKPAPGSAGASEATEVWTFRRPAGAGPDAWKLSAIQQAA, from the coding sequence ATGCTGCGGTTTCTTGCGCAAAAGCGCGGATCGCTGATTTCATTGGCTCTCGCGGCGCTGTTGGCGCTCGCGCCGGCGATCGCCGAGGCGCGCATGGGCGGCGGCGGGAGCTTCGGCTCGCGCGGCTCCAGGACCTGGTCGGCGCCGCCGTCGACCCGCACGGCGCCCGGAACGGCCTCGCCATTCGAGCGCAGCGAGACGGCGCGTCCAAGCTTTAATCCGAGCCAGCCGGGCTTCAATCGGCCTGCCTTCGGCGGCTCTTCCTTTGGCCGCGGCCTGCTCGGCGGTCTCGCCGGCGGCCTGCTCGGCGCGGGGCTTTTCGGGCTGCTGACCGGCAACGGCTTCTTCGGCGGCATTGGCGGCTTCATGTCGATCATCGGCTTCCTGCTGCAGATCGCGCTGGTCGTTTTCCTGGCCCGCATGGCCTTCGTCTGGTGGCAGCGTCGCAATGCGCCGGCCGGCGTCGGCCCTCAGGGCTCGACCTTCGGCTTCACGGGCGGCGCGCCCTTCGGCGGGCGTCCGACAGGCGGCTTCGGGGCCGGGCCCATGGGCTTCGGCGGCGAGGCGCCGCAGCGTCCGCGCGCGACGCCGATCCAGATCGCAGCCGGGGACTTCAACGCCTTCGAGCGCCTGCTCGGCCAGTCGCAGGCCGCCTATAGCCGCGAGGACGTCAGCGCGCTGGGTCAGGTGGCCACGCCGGAAATGGTCCGCCATTTCGACGAGGAGCTGGAGACGAACCGCCGCAAGGGCGTCGTCAACCGCGTGACCGACGTCAAGCTTCTGCAGGGCGACCTTTCGGAAGCCTGGCGCGAGGGCTCGGACGAATATGCGAGCGTCGCCATGCGCTTCTCGCTGAACGACGTCCTGGAGGACCGCGCCACCGGCAAGCCGGCGCCCGGCTCCGCTGGGGCAAGCGAGGCGACCGAGGTCTGGACGTTCCGCCGCCCGGCGGGAGCTGGCCCCGACGCCTGGAAGCTTTCGGCGATTCAGCAGGCGGCGTAA
- the hrpB gene encoding ATP-dependent helicase HrpB, whose product MTRPQDALPIDAVLPDIQAALSASPNLVIVAPPGAGKTTRVPLALLDAPWARGGKLILLEPRRLAARAAASRMATTLGEQIGETVGLRMRLESRVSARTRIEVVTEGVFARMILDDPALDGVAGVLFDEYHERSLDADLGLALALDAQSGLRDDLRLIAMSATLDGARVSALMGDARTVVSEGRAFDVETRYLGRDPNERIEDAVARAVLRALREEKGSVLAFLPGQGEILRTASRLAEARLEGVDIAPLYGALDRGEQDRAISPAPQGRRKVVLATSIAETSLTIEGVRVVVDSGLSRVQLYEPDLGLSRLETVRAARASVDQRRGRAGRTEPGVCYRLWDEPQTASLPAFAAPEILAADLSSLALDLAAWGVTDPGQLAWLDPPPAPAWKEAVALDQELGALGADGRLTEEGRALRALPLPPRLARMVLEAARCGEAERAAELAMLLSERGLGGNDADLSHRLDRLQSDGSKRAKDARRLAGNWARMAMAALPPPCPSPAKAGEGTLAISIADEGHALPPLPRSGGGLGRGLSDGALIALAYPDRIAKSRGANGDFLMANGRAASLPVEDPLSRAPFLAVAELTGRAAQARILAACALAAEEVERIAGARIEARDETVFDPATVSLRRRRFRRLGAIRLSEQNLSVEADAESAQALARGIAALGVARLPWTKGQAQLRDRAAFLRRAEGDEWPDLSDAALAESVEEWLAPYIVGRARLGDIAPGDLDAALAHLLPYDLMRRLDAEAPTHFETPAGSRHALDYAAPNGPLLSVRVQELYGLSQHPALARGKVPLTLELLSPAHRPIQTTRDLPSFWSGSWNDVKKEMKGRYPRHLWPDEPAKALPTTRAKPRG is encoded by the coding sequence TTGACACGCCCACAGGACGCCCTCCCCATCGACGCCGTGCTGCCCGACATCCAGGCGGCGCTCTCGGCTTCTCCCAATCTCGTGATCGTCGCGCCGCCCGGCGCCGGCAAGACGACGCGCGTACCGCTCGCGCTGCTGGATGCACCGTGGGCGAGGGGCGGCAAGCTCATCCTGCTGGAGCCGCGCCGCCTTGCCGCCCGCGCCGCCGCGAGCCGCATGGCGACAACGCTTGGCGAGCAGATCGGCGAGACGGTGGGTCTGCGCATGCGGCTCGAGTCCAGGGTCTCGGCCAGGACCCGCATCGAGGTCGTCACCGAGGGCGTCTTCGCGCGCATGATCCTCGACGATCCGGCGCTCGATGGCGTCGCGGGCGTGCTCTTCGACGAATATCACGAGCGTTCGCTCGACGCGGACCTCGGCCTCGCTCTGGCGCTCGACGCCCAATCGGGGCTGCGCGACGATCTGCGCCTTATCGCCATGTCGGCGACGCTCGACGGCGCGCGCGTCTCGGCTTTGATGGGCGACGCGCGGACGGTCGTCTCCGAGGGCCGCGCCTTCGATGTCGAAACCCGCTATCTCGGCCGCGACCCCAATGAGCGCATAGAGGACGCCGTCGCCCGCGCCGTGCTGCGCGCCCTGCGCGAGGAGAAAGGCTCGGTGCTGGCCTTTCTGCCGGGGCAGGGCGAAATCCTGCGGACCGCCTCCCGCCTTGCAGAGGCGCGATTGGAGGGCGTCGATATTGCGCCGCTCTATGGCGCGCTCGATCGCGGCGAGCAGGACCGCGCTATTTCGCCCGCGCCACAGGGGCGCCGCAAGGTGGTGCTCGCGACCTCCATCGCCGAGACGTCGCTGACCATCGAAGGCGTGCGCGTCGTGGTCGATAGCGGCCTGTCGCGCGTGCAGCTTTACGAGCCGGATCTGGGCCTCTCGCGCCTCGAGACGGTGCGCGCCGCGCGGGCGAGCGTCGACCAGCGGCGCGGCCGCGCCGGGCGCACGGAGCCCGGCGTCTGTTACCGCCTTTGGGACGAGCCGCAGACGGCGTCGCTCCCCGCTTTCGCGGCGCCGGAGATATTGGCGGCGGACTTGTCGAGCCTTGCGCTCGATCTTGCCGCCTGGGGCGTAACCGATCCTGGCCAGCTCGCCTGGCTCGACCCGCCGCCGGCGCCGGCCTGGAAGGAGGCCGTGGCGCTGGACCAGGAACTCGGGGCGCTGGGCGCCGATGGGCGGCTCACGGAAGAAGGCAGAGCGTTGCGCGCGCTTCCGCTGCCGCCGCGTCTCGCCCGCATGGTGCTGGAGGCCGCGCGCTGCGGGGAAGCGGAGCGGGCGGCGGAGCTTGCCATGCTGCTTTCCGAGCGCGGACTTGGGGGGAATGACGCGGATCTGTCGCATCGGCTGGACCGGCTGCAGTCGGATGGGTCGAAGCGGGCGAAGGATGCGAGGAGGCTGGCGGGGAATTGGGCGAGGATGGCGATGGCGGCGTTGCCCCCTCCCTGTCCCTCCCCCGCTAAAGCGGGAGAGGGGACGCTCGCGATCAGCATTGCCGATGAAGGCCACGCTCTGCCCCCTCTCCCGCGCAGCGGGGGAGGGCTGGGGAGGGGGCTCTCCGACGGCGCCCTCATCGCGCTCGCTTATCCCGACCGCATCGCCAAATCGCGCGGGGCCAATGGCGACTTCCTCATGGCCAATGGCCGCGCCGCGAGCCTTCCTGTGGAAGACCCGCTGTCGCGCGCCCCCTTTCTCGCCGTCGCGGAGCTGACGGGCCGCGCGGCGCAGGCGCGCATTCTAGCGGCCTGCGCCCTCGCCGCCGAGGAAGTGGAGAGAATCGCCGGCGCGCGGATCGAGGCGCGCGATGAGACTGTTTTCGACCCCGCGACCGTCAGCCTGCGGCGCCGGCGCTTTCGGCGCCTCGGCGCGATCCGCCTGAGCGAGCAAAACCTCTCCGTCGAGGCCGACGCGGAGAGCGCGCAGGCGCTGGCGCGGGGGATCGCCGCGCTCGGCGTCGCGCGCCTGCCCTGGACCAAGGGCCAGGCGCAGCTTCGCGACCGCGCGGCTTTCCTGCGCCGGGCGGAGGGCGATGAATGGCCCGATCTCTCCGACGCGGCGCTGGCCGAAAGCGTCGAGGAGTGGCTCGCGCCTTATATTGTCGGCCGCGCCAGGCTGGGCGACATCGCCCCGGGCGATCTCGACGCGGCGCTCGCCCATCTCTTGCCCTACGACCTCATGCGCCGCCTCGACGCCGAGGCGCCCACGCATTTCGAAACGCCGGCCGGCTCCCGCCATGCGCTCGATTACGCCGCGCCCAACGGGCCGCTGCTCTCCGTGCGGGTGCAGGAGCTTTACGGCCTTTCGCAGCATCCGGCGCTGGCGCGCGGCAAGGTTCCGCTGACGTTGGAGCTGCTCTCGCCGGCGCATCGGCCGATCCAGACCACCCGCGACCTGCCGAGCTTTTGGTCAGGCTCCTGGAACGACGTCAAAAAAGAGATGAAGGGTCGCTATCCACGCCACCTCTGGCCGGACGAGCCGGCCAAAGCCTTGCCAACCACGCGAGCGAAGCCGCGAGGGTGA
- a CDS encoding retropepsin-like aspartic protease family protein: protein MLGKQISFAVIAVVVSVIAAKELMRLAPRPDAAPQTAQIRPAAQPVAPVRAALPARMGETRISADQRGQFSTDAEINGARISGMLVDTGATLVALSYEDASAAGLFPAPADYKYQVNTANGVAHVARATLNDVRIGNIVVHNVEAVVGERGALSGSLLGMAFLSKLSRFSVESGALVLKQ, encoded by the coding sequence ATGCTCGGAAAGCAAATCTCATTTGCAGTGATCGCCGTGGTCGTCAGCGTGATCGCCGCGAAAGAGCTCATGCGCCTTGCGCCGCGTCCCGACGCTGCGCCACAGACCGCGCAGATCCGGCCCGCCGCGCAGCCTGTTGCGCCTGTGCGCGCGGCGCTCCCTGCGCGCATGGGGGAGACGCGTATTTCCGCCGATCAGAGGGGACAATTCTCGACCGACGCTGAAATCAACGGCGCCCGCATCTCGGGCATGCTGGTCGATACGGGCGCGACGCTTGTGGCGCTTTCTTATGAGGACGCCTCGGCTGCCGGTCTCTTTCCGGCGCCGGCGGACTATAAGTATCAGGTCAACACCGCCAATGGCGTCGCCCATGTCGCGCGCGCGACGCTCAACGACGTGCGGATCGGCAATATTGTCGTTCACAATGTCGAGGCGGTGGTCGGCGAGCGCGGCGCGCTGTCGGGGAGCCTCTTGGGCATGGCTTTCCTCTCGAAGCTGTCGCGCTTCTCGGTGGAATCGGGAGCCCTCGTGCTGAAACAATAG
- a CDS encoding phosphomannomutase/phosphoglucomutase gives MLPKPVSILTPNTFEYEQKPLVKPTGFREYDARWLFGPELNLMGVQALGMGLGTLIHEMGVAPDIVTGHDYRAYSSSIKLALVAGLMASGVRVRDIGLALSPMAYFAQFELDAPAVAMVTASHNDNGWTGVKMGAQRPVTFGPDEMSRLKEIVLSGKYRQAGGGAYHFIENFGARYLDDLTRRPAFGRKMKVVAACGNGTAGAFAPQMLERLSCEVIPLDVEPDYNFPRYNPNPEDLEMLHAIAHKVRETGADVGLGFDGDGDRCGVVDNNGEEIFADKIGVMLARDLSKVYPGAKFVVDVKSTGLFATDPELVSRGVHTDYWKTGHSYIKRRVNDLNALAGFEKSGHFFFNAPIGRGYDDGLLTAVHVLEMLDRNPQKSMADLYNDLPKTWGSPTMSPHCDDEKKYEVVKKVIARIEGMKTRGETLIGQPIRDVVTVNGVRVTVADGTWGLVRASSNKPELVVVVESPVSEARLREMFGAVDAILRENPEVGAYNQTI, from the coding sequence ATGCTGCCCAAGCCCGTTTCAATATTGACTCCCAATACTTTCGAGTATGAACAAAAGCCGCTCGTGAAGCCGACGGGCTTTCGCGAATATGACGCGCGTTGGCTCTTTGGGCCGGAACTCAATCTGATGGGCGTGCAGGCGCTCGGCATGGGTCTGGGCACGCTGATCCATGAAATGGGCGTCGCGCCGGACATTGTCACCGGCCATGATTATCGCGCCTATTCTTCCTCCATCAAGCTCGCTCTGGTCGCCGGCCTCATGGCCTCTGGCGTGCGCGTGCGCGACATCGGCCTCGCCCTGTCGCCCATGGCCTATTTCGCGCAATTCGAGCTCGACGCCCCCGCCGTCGCCATGGTCACGGCGTCGCATAACGACAATGGCTGGACCGGCGTGAAGATGGGCGCGCAGCGGCCCGTGACCTTCGGGCCCGACGAAATGAGCCGCCTGAAAGAGATCGTGCTGTCCGGCAAATACCGCCAGGCCGGCGGCGGCGCGTATCACTTCATCGAGAATTTCGGCGCGCGCTATCTCGACGATCTGACCCGCCGCCCGGCCTTTGGGCGCAAGATGAAGGTCGTCGCGGCTTGCGGAAACGGCACGGCCGGCGCCTTCGCGCCGCAGATGCTCGAGCGTCTCAGCTGCGAGGTGATCCCGCTCGACGTCGAGCCCGACTATAATTTCCCGCGCTACAACCCGAATCCCGAAGATCTGGAGATGCTGCACGCCATCGCGCATAAGGTGCGCGAGACGGGCGCCGACGTCGGGCTTGGCTTCGACGGCGATGGCGACCGCTGCGGCGTCGTCGACAACAATGGCGAGGAGATTTTCGCCGACAAGATCGGCGTGATGCTCGCGCGCGATCTCTCCAAGGTCTATCCGGGCGCGAAATTCGTCGTGGACGTGAAGTCGACGGGTCTCTTCGCAACCGACCCCGAGCTGGTCTCGCGCGGCGTTCATACGGATTATTGGAAGACCGGCCACTCTTATATCAAGCGCCGCGTGAACGACCTCAACGCGCTCGCAGGATTCGAGAAGTCGGGTCACTTCTTCTTCAACGCGCCGATCGGGCGCGGCTATGACGACGGCCTGCTGACGGCGGTGCATGTTCTGGAAATGCTGGATCGCAATCCCCAGAAGAGCATGGCCGATCTCTACAATGATCTGCCGAAGACATGGGGCTCGCCGACCATGTCGCCGCATTGCGACGACGAAAAGAAATATGAGGTCGTGAAGAAGGTGATCGCGCGCATCGAGGGCATGAAAACGCGCGGCGAAACACTCATCGGTCAGCCGATCCGCGACGTCGTGACGGTCAATGGCGTGCGCGTGACCGTCGCCGACGGCACATGGGGGCTGGTGCGCGCCTCGTCCAACAAGCCCGAGCTGGTCGTCGTCGTCGAGAGTCCGGTGTCAGAAGCGCGCCTGCGCGAGATGTTCGGCGCAGTGGACGCGATCCTGCGCGAAAATCCTGAAGTCGGCGCCTATAATCAGACGATCTGA
- a CDS encoding TonB-dependent receptor, translated as MGASALVVGICAMSAPAAAQQTLPTIEVGATSPIKRRPSAPVAQARAPGAPPIRRSAPTPDEPASAAAAQTAPRGVLAIAPDQFAAVTVVTNEELRSTTGTTLGDVVFSRPGLTSSSFAPGAASRPIVRGLNNYRVRIQENGVGASGVSEMGEDHAVPLDPIGASQMEVVRGPATLRWGSQAIGGVVNVANNRIPEAPPCALDAAFRETGCARVETRAAVATVDNLLENATLLDAGRGNVVVHADAHGRRASDYRIPGYPYLDVDPFAAEPPPYFAGRQPNSSNRSGGASLGASYLIPTGGFVGFAVTQYNSRYRVPGVEPTATDTRIEMRQTRVTGKGELHIGSAYVDAIRFWAGLTDYKHHERADEGGFNGVQQSFTNKDLEVRVEMQFMPIALPFGVLTSAAGVQGNHQFLTSPGLEGGLYDPNRTQAVAGYLFNELKLTDALKAQLAERIENVQVTGSLPDLFLDPTTPIGRYRNFTPVSGAFGLLHDLPYGLVASLSAQYVERAPRAPELLSRGIHEATGTFDVGNPNLRIEKAKTLELGLRRAEGPLRFEAALYITRFDGFIFRNLTGPVCQRDFASCAIGGAGDLALALYSQRNAVFRGAEFQSQLDVAPLMGGTIGVENQFDVVRASFTSGGNVPRIPPVRLGGGLYWRDANWLARANLLHAFAQNDIAQTGETPTKGYNLLRAELSYRMKFAPSNPWGSEMTLGLVGNNLLNDDIRNSVSFRKDEVLLPGANLRAFATIVF; from the coding sequence ATGGGCGCTTCCGCGCTGGTTGTCGGCATTTGCGCAATGTCCGCGCCAGCCGCCGCGCAACAGACGCTCCCGACGATCGAGGTCGGCGCTACAAGCCCCATCAAGCGGCGTCCGAGCGCGCCGGTGGCGCAAGCCCGCGCTCCAGGCGCCCCGCCTATCCGGCGGAGCGCGCCCACGCCGGACGAGCCTGCCTCGGCTGCGGCCGCGCAGACGGCTCCGCGCGGCGTATTGGCAATCGCGCCGGATCAATTCGCCGCCGTCACGGTCGTCACGAATGAGGAACTGCGGTCCACCACCGGGACAACTCTGGGAGACGTCGTCTTTTCCCGTCCGGGCCTCACGAGCTCGAGCTTTGCACCCGGCGCGGCCAGCCGGCCGATCGTGCGCGGCCTCAACAACTACCGCGTGCGCATACAAGAGAACGGCGTCGGCGCGAGCGGCGTCTCGGAAATGGGCGAGGATCACGCCGTGCCGCTCGACCCGATCGGCGCGAGCCAGATGGAGGTCGTGCGCGGCCCCGCCACGCTCCGCTGGGGCTCGCAGGCGATCGGCGGCGTGGTGAACGTCGCCAACAACCGCATTCCCGAGGCGCCGCCCTGCGCGCTCGACGCCGCATTCCGCGAAACCGGCTGCGCGCGGGTCGAGACGCGCGCCGCTGTCGCGACTGTCGACAATCTGCTCGAAAACGCGACGCTGCTCGACGCGGGGCGCGGCAATGTTGTCGTGCATGCCGACGCGCATGGCCGTCGCGCGAGCGACTATCGTATTCCCGGCTACCCCTATCTCGACGTCGATCCCTTCGCCGCGGAGCCGCCGCCCTATTTTGCCGGCCGCCAGCCCAATTCGTCGAACCGCTCCGGCGGCGCCTCGCTCGGCGCGAGCTATCTGATCCCCACCGGCGGCTTCGTCGGCTTCGCGGTGACGCAATACAACAGTCGCTACCGCGTTCCGGGCGTCGAGCCGACGGCGACCGACACCCGCATCGAGATGCGTCAGACCCGGGTCACCGGTAAGGGCGAGCTCCACATCGGCTCGGCCTATGTCGACGCCATACGCTTCTGGGCGGGGCTCACCGACTACAAGCACCACGAACGCGCCGACGAGGGTGGTTTCAACGGCGTGCAGCAGTCCTTCACCAACAAGGATCTCGAGGTGCGGGTCGAGATGCAGTTCATGCCGATCGCGCTTCCGTTCGGCGTGTTGACGAGCGCCGCCGGCGTGCAGGGCAATCATCAATTCCTCACCTCCCCGGGGCTGGAAGGCGGGCTCTACGATCCGAACCGGACCCAAGCCGTTGCGGGCTATCTCTTCAACGAACTCAAACTGACGGACGCTCTCAAGGCGCAGCTTGCCGAGCGGATCGAGAATGTGCAGGTGACAGGCTCCTTGCCCGATCTCTTCCTCGATCCGACAACGCCAATCGGCCGCTACAGGAACTTCACGCCGGTCAGCGGCGCTTTCGGCCTGCTCCACGATCTGCCATATGGACTCGTCGCCAGCCTCTCCGCGCAATATGTCGAGCGCGCGCCGCGCGCGCCGGAACTGCTCTCGCGCGGCATCCACGAAGCCACCGGCACCTTCGATGTCGGCAACCCGAATTTGCGGATCGAGAAAGCGAAGACGCTCGAGCTGGGCCTACGTCGTGCGGAGGGTCCGTTGCGCTTCGAGGCTGCGCTTTACATCACGCGCTTCGACGGCTTCATCTTCCGCAATCTCACCGGCCCGGTCTGTCAGAGGGATTTCGCAAGTTGCGCCATCGGTGGCGCGGGCGATCTGGCGCTTGCGCTTTATTCGCAACGCAACGCCGTCTTCCGTGGCGCGGAGTTCCAGAGCCAGCTCGACGTCGCCCCGCTGATGGGCGGAACGATCGGCGTCGAAAACCAGTTCGACGTCGTGCGCGCGAGCTTTACGAGCGGCGGCAATGTGCCCCGCATCCCACCTGTCCGGCTCGGCGGCGGTCTCTACTGGCGCGACGCCAATTGGCTCGCGCGCGCCAATCTGCTCCATGCCTTCGCCCAGAACGATATTGCGCAGACCGGCGAAACGCCGACCAAGGGCTACAATCTGCTGCGCGCCGAGCTGAGCTACCGCATGAAATTTGCGCCGAGCAATCCTTGGGGAAGCGAGATGACCCTTGGCCTCGTCGGCAATAATCTTCTGAACGACGACATCCGTAACAGCGTCTCTTTCCGAAAGGATGAGGTGCTGCTGCCCGGCGCCAATCTGCGCGCCTTTGCGACTATCGTGTTCTGA
- a CDS encoding TadE family protein codes for MRTTMRFVGHSGRPYLDDRGMAAVEFALILPLMLVIYMGLVELSRGMRTSQRLDLVAHTLADLTAQKIDCPNPPAGVSSTKCATGQAGLSEAEITSIFSAANVLMGLPTTDTSMKMTISEVNITAVTATSWQAKTSWSVTRNGASARPCQVLTPSDATPVSVTTIPMSYVNITNGVNPPTGPMIIADVVYNYTPGFHFEMFKWSSSPTWSMQRTSYAPVRNTYSPPHIQYYMTSGANCNGSTP; via the coding sequence ATGAGAACGACGATGCGCTTTGTCGGACACAGCGGCCGGCCGTATCTCGACGACAGAGGCATGGCGGCCGTCGAATTTGCGTTGATCTTGCCTCTGATGCTCGTGATTTATATGGGGCTCGTCGAATTGTCTCGCGGCATGCGGACGTCGCAGAGGCTCGATCTCGTCGCGCACACGCTCGCCGATCTGACGGCGCAAAAGATCGACTGCCCCAATCCTCCAGCGGGCGTCTCCTCTACCAAATGCGCAACCGGGCAAGCGGGGTTGAGCGAAGCGGAGATCACGTCCATCTTTTCAGCGGCGAATGTGCTGATGGGGCTGCCGACCACAGACACGTCGATGAAAATGACCATTTCCGAGGTGAACATCACAGCGGTGACGGCAACTTCGTGGCAGGCGAAAACAAGCTGGTCGGTCACCCGCAACGGCGCATCGGCGCGCCCCTGCCAAGTTCTCACGCCCTCGGATGCGACGCCGGTGTCGGTCACAACGATCCCCATGAGCTATGTCAACATCACGAATGGCGTCAATCCGCCCACGGGGCCGATGATCATCGCCGACGTCGTCTACAACTACACGCCGGGCTTCCATTTCGAAATGTTCAAATGGAGCTCGTCGCCGACCTGGAGCATGCAGCGGACGAGCTATGCCCCGGTCCGCAACACATATTCGCCTCCCCATATTCAATATTACATGACCTCTGGAGCGAATTGTAACGGCTCTACGCCGTGA